One segment of Asaia bogorensis NBRC 16594 DNA contains the following:
- a CDS encoding flagellar hook-basal body complex protein FliE: protein MISDVTTRSFDAMNAYGEVQRSLQSATGPAKQADTSSIGTGSFSDALSGALQDAVHTGKVAETQTAAGLSGHGDMTEIATSVAEAKLTLQTVTAVRDRFVQAYQDVMKMSI, encoded by the coding sequence ATGATCAGCGACGTCACCACCCGTAGTTTCGACGCCATGAACGCGTATGGAGAAGTTCAGCGTAGCCTGCAATCCGCAACGGGCCCGGCCAAACAAGCTGACACCTCCAGCATTGGTACCGGAAGTTTTAGTGACGCACTCAGTGGTGCGCTGCAAGATGCGGTGCATACCGGAAAAGTTGCCGAAACCCAGACCGCGGCTGGTCTCTCAGGACATGGGGATATGACTGAGATCGCGACATCTGTCGCTGAGGCAAAATTGACGCTGCAGACCGTAACCGCAGTTCGTGATCGCTTTGTGCAAGCCTATCAAGATGTAATGAAAATGTCGATCTGA
- a CDS encoding EscU/YscU/HrcU family type III secretion system export apparatus switch protein: MAEEGSSEDRTQAPTPRRLAKAREEGNVAQSRETQMLLVLGIFLAVFSMTGATSGYRFITHMHGLLEHFSTPIDDTATIGRIVHQAFAEGILLIAPFGGACMAAVIGFGLFQTQFLFRPQALAPDLKRLSPAAGVKRVFSARNLVELLKSLAKFLVFGVVLYNVARGTLHIAPEAERWTIRRLTQELVSWFVYATLVILIVQVLIAVLDELWTRYSRLQKLRMSHQDIKDETKQEDGDPKIKAKRHQLRMRRARQRMLQSVKTATVVVTNPTHYAVALAYENDSTAAPKIVAKGTDELAARIRAAADDARVPIVNNPPLARGLYTLPLDTEIPPEFFKPVAAIIAYVIKLKTPGSRR; encoded by the coding sequence ATGGCTGAGGAAGGAAGCAGCGAAGATCGCACACAGGCCCCTACCCCGCGCCGCCTTGCCAAAGCAAGGGAAGAGGGAAATGTTGCCCAGTCGCGTGAAACACAGATGCTGCTGGTGCTGGGAATATTCCTTGCGGTATTCTCAATGACCGGGGCGACTTCGGGATATCGCTTTATCACCCATATGCATGGATTGCTGGAGCACTTCTCCACCCCGATCGACGATACAGCAACGATCGGGCGTATCGTCCATCAAGCGTTTGCTGAAGGAATCCTCCTGATCGCTCCGTTCGGTGGGGCATGCATGGCAGCTGTCATAGGTTTCGGTCTCTTCCAGACACAGTTCCTGTTTAGGCCTCAGGCGCTTGCTCCCGACCTCAAACGGCTGTCTCCTGCCGCCGGGGTCAAACGTGTGTTCAGTGCCCGAAATCTCGTCGAACTCCTCAAGAGCCTGGCGAAATTTTTGGTGTTTGGTGTTGTGTTATACAACGTAGCACGCGGAACGCTGCATATCGCCCCTGAAGCGGAGAGATGGACTATTCGTCGGCTGACACAGGAGCTCGTTTCCTGGTTTGTCTACGCCACCCTCGTTATCCTCATTGTTCAGGTTTTAATCGCTGTACTCGATGAATTATGGACGCGATACAGTCGCCTCCAGAAGCTACGGATGAGTCACCAGGATATAAAGGACGAGACGAAGCAGGAAGACGGTGATCCCAAGATCAAGGCCAAAAGACATCAATTGAGGATGCGTCGCGCCCGACAACGCATGCTCCAATCGGTGAAAACGGCAACCGTTGTTGTCACCAACCCCACTCATTACGCGGTAGCCCTTGCATATGAGAACGATTCCACGGCCGCACCCAAAATCGTAGCCAAAGGCACCGACGAACTGGCGGCACGCATTCGTGCCGCAGCAGATGACGCCCGTGTGCCAATCGTCAACAACCCCCCTCTCGCACGCGGGCTCTACACATTGCCGCTGGATACCGAAATACCGCCAGAGTTTTTCAAACCGGTCGCGGCCATCATCGCCTATGTCATCAAGTTGAAGACACCAGGTTCGAGGCGATAA
- a CDS encoding flagellar biosynthetic protein FliR: MLALPSPDVVAVYLMILCRVSTLVMVAPGLGESTSPMTVRAGIAVTISFLLVPLLEPVLTPVVTPALKSPALLIVMIAQELLIGTFIGWMARLIAMSLIIAMQFIATFTGLASVLQPDPDLGASSTAISHMASFLIPVLFLTTGLYILPLAALTGSYKVFLPGQFPFLNDMAQAAVMSVSLSFRLGLQYAAPFVLVGTLWPALLGVLNRLMPAIQVYGIAMPAQLLGGVFLIALLIQVITGVWQERMQETLLQLPGIHAFQ, translated from the coding sequence ATGTTGGCTCTTCCATCCCCCGATGTGGTAGCCGTCTATCTGATGATCCTGTGCCGTGTCAGTACACTTGTCATGGTAGCGCCAGGGCTGGGTGAGTCCACATCACCCATGACAGTGCGCGCAGGTATAGCTGTCACGATCTCTTTCCTGCTTGTCCCGCTGCTGGAGCCTGTGCTCACCCCCGTGGTGACGCCAGCCCTCAAGAGCCCGGCTCTCCTGATCGTCATGATTGCTCAGGAATTGCTTATAGGAACTTTCATCGGATGGATGGCGCGACTGATCGCGATGTCACTCATCATCGCTATGCAGTTCATTGCCACTTTCACGGGTCTGGCGAGTGTTTTACAACCCGACCCTGACTTGGGCGCCTCGAGCACCGCCATCAGTCATATGGCCTCTTTCCTCATCCCGGTACTTTTTCTGACGACAGGATTGTATATCCTGCCCCTCGCCGCGCTCACAGGCTCTTACAAAGTGTTCTTGCCGGGCCAATTCCCTTTTCTGAATGATATGGCGCAGGCTGCTGTCATGAGCGTATCATTGAGCTTCAGGCTTGGCCTCCAATACGCTGCTCCGTTCGTTCTTGTCGGCACCCTGTGGCCTGCGCTTCTCGGCGTACTGAACCGACTAATGCCTGCTATTCAGGTTTACGGAATTGCCATGCCTGCCCAGCTTCTGGGCGGCGTATTCCTGATCGCTCTCCTGATTCAGGTCATCACTGGCGTCTGGCAGGAACGTATGCAGGAAACACTTCTTCAGCTTCCTGGCATCCATGCATTCCAATAA
- a CDS encoding flagellar biosynthetic protein FliQ, with protein MQHTVDIHEILQESLFVAVKMGAPSLLASLAAGILISLFQAVTQVNEATLSFVPKFVAAMLALMLTSSFIYATLHNYAMQIFDQMVIAGGS; from the coding sequence ATGCAACATACGGTAGACATTCATGAGATCCTGCAGGAATCCCTGTTCGTAGCGGTCAAGATGGGTGCCCCGTCGCTTCTCGCCTCGCTGGCAGCAGGCATCCTGATCTCGCTTTTCCAGGCAGTTACCCAGGTCAACGAAGCAACACTATCTTTTGTACCCAAATTTGTCGCTGCAATGCTTGCCCTTATGCTGACAAGCTCGTTTATTTACGCGACCCTGCATAATTATGCGATGCAGATTTTCGATCAGATGGTCATCGCTGGCGGATCATGA